The region ATTTTTGTTGCAACGAAGACTGCGACAGAAGCTATGGTTGGCCAAACAATATGTGTGGTTGCGAAAGTTAAAGAAAACTACGGCTTAACTCAGTTAGTTCCAGAAGGCGATACGTGGGAAGTTGTTGATTCAACAGCTAAATCAGTAACCCCTGTAGAGTTGAAGCGTATTGAAAGTGATACAACGTTCGAGTCAACACTAGAACGTTACGAAGGAATGCTAGTTAAAACTGTTTCTGATATGGATGGAACAGAAAGTGGCGCTCAAACTATGCGAGTATCTCGAAGCTTTAGCTTTGACTATGATTCGTTCCGCAATAACATGGTACTGGCGTATAAGCGTCCAAATACCCAACCAAACCAAGACCATATTGCAGGGTCGATTGAATCAATGATGCAATCGGAAGAAAACAGTGATTTCCGTGTATACCTTGAATCAGATGGTAAAGCACCAAATGGTCAAATTCCATATTACCCAGCATTCTTTGCTGACCCTGAAAAAAATTATGTTCGTATTGATGATAGTGTTACTGGGCTAACTGGTGTTGTTGATTACTCTTATGGCGACTTCCGTATTATTGTGCCAAAAGCATTAGAGAACGCGAATACAATTAATTTTGACCATAATACTGACCGTACTGAATCACCAGTTATTGATACTGATTACGGTACAGATGGCTTTACGGTAAAAGTCGCAACACAAAACGTTTTAAACTACTTCAACTCTCCATTTGGTGGTTCAGATAATAACTTTGGTGATAACCGTGGTGCTGAATCTCAGCAAGAGTTTGAGCGTCAGCAAGCGAAAATCGTAGAAGCGGTATACGGCCTAGATTCAGATATCATTGGCCTGATGGAAATTGAAAATAATGGCTTTGGTGATTTCAGTGCAATTAATGAATTACTGGCTGCGATTAACGCAAAATATTACGATGAAGACTACGGCGATAGAAATAATAAAAACTCTATCCATAATCGTTATGTTTTTGTGGGTTTTGACAAAAATGCTGATGTGATCCTTGATGATCAAGATACGGTAGGCAGTGATGCTATTACAACTGGTATTATTTATCGTCCATCAAAAGTAGCTGTAGTTTCTGGTAAGGTCATTCCAATGCCAGAGCAACATGCACCAATGATTGTTGATGAAAACGGTGCTCCAATTATTGATGGTAAAGGTGAGATCCGTGAAAGTGGTGATAACTACCAACGTAGTACAGTTGCTGCGACCTTTAATATTCTAAATACAGGTAAACGTCTGACTGTTGCTGTTAACCACTTGAAATCTAAAGGTTCAACGTGTTACGAAGATTGGTTAGGATGGGAAACATGGTCTAATTTCGATCCAGCTGAAGATGACGTAAGAAATGATGATTTCCAAGGTTCGTGTGAAAATTTCCGAGTAGCCGCTGCTTACCATTTAGGTGCCGAAATGGCGAAAATTGGTGGTGATCAAGTTGTTCTTGGAGACATGAACTCTTATGCAAATGAAGACCCAATGCTAGTATTAACGAGTAATCCAACTCAAAAAGATATTTATGCAGCAGGGTATACTTTCTTAGGTAAAGAGCCTCAGTTTGGGGCAAACGGTCAGAAAATCACAACAACTTACGGATACCTGAATGCGGTTGATTTAAAAACAGCAGAAGGGAAAACAGCGTGGAGTTATTCATACAATGATGAAGTGGGTTCATTGGATCACCTTCTTATTACTGGAGCACTAGAAGATCGTTTAGTTGATGCGGTAGATTGGCATATCAATGCTCCTGAGTCATCGTTGTATGATTATAATCATAAATATAAAGGTGGCGATACTAACGAGCCGAATCCATTTTATGCTGAAACGGCTTATCGCTCATCAGATCATGATCCAGCTTTAGTTTCACTTGGATATAAATACGGTGAAGCGGGCGAAAATATGGTGACAATAGCAACGAAGAGTGGTCGTGCAGATATTCCATTTGCATTGTCTTCAGAAGCTAAATCGGGTGATATTGCTAAAATCACAATCTCACCAGCACCAGCAGGTGTCGCTTTATCTCAAGTAACTTTGGCTAAAGATGGTGCTCAAACGGTTAAGTTTGATGCGGCTGGTTTATCTACAGGAGCTTATACTTTCACGATGAAGCTTACTCGTGCTAGTGGAGATGTATCAGCGCAAGCTGCTGTTGAAACTTCATCAGTTGTTGAAAGCAAATCAATGGCAGTAAACTTAATTAAGCGTGATTCAAATAATGTGAAACCAACAACACCTGTATATGATGGTTCAGGTGGTTCATTTGGATTTGGCGCATTACTTTCTGTTCTAGGTTTAGGCTTCTTACGCCGTCGCCGTTCTTAATCAAGAAAATTAAAATAAGGCTAGTATTTACTAGCCTTATTTCTTTCTAAAACTCCCTCTTAATATATTTCTTTCTATTTCGTGTATGCGATGCTTATTTCTGCACGTCAGAGATCTCATTAATAGAGTGAAATATAATTTTCATCATATCGTTCTACATCTACTGCACAACGTCAGTTGATTTGATTGGTATTATTAAGGTTTATTTATGAAAAAGAGTTTAATTGCACTTTCTATTAGTTCCATTTTATCAGCTAGTGCTTATGCAGATATTGTCATTACTGAATATGTTGAAGGTAGCTCAAGTAATAAAGCTATTGAATTATTTAACAATGGCAGTGACGTTGAAAGTCTAGATGGATATTCATTAGCCCGATTTAAAGATGGTAATGAAACTGAATCAACTATGGTTGATCTTTCTGGTAATGTTTTAAAACCAAGTGAAGTTGTAGTCGTTCGTAATAATGAAACGGATACGCCACTATCAAGCTCAATTAAAGTGATTACTAGTAGCTCATTAGTACATAACGGTGGTGATGCGGTTGCATTGATGCACAATGGCAGTGTGATGGATATTGTTGGTGATGTTCCAACCACTAAAAATTGGGGTAAAGATAAAACATTACGTCGATTAAATACCACACCATCAGCATTATATAATGAAGCTGAATGGGAAGAGTTTCCTAAAAATACCAATGATGGATTAGGGCTTGTAGATGGAGTAACGCCTCCTGAACCAACACCAGATCCTGAACCGAGTATTAAAATTAGTGAGCTTCAAGGCTCAGGTTGGGCATCTCCTTATACTGATCCTGCTAATAATAAATTTATTTCAGATGAAAAATTTACCGTTGTCGGCATTATTACTGCAGTTCAAACAGAAGCACTAGATGGTGATTTACCTGTTGGCTTCTTTATGCAAGATGAAACACCAGATAATGATCCAAAAACATCAGATGGTATCTTTGTCGTATCTGATGTTAGTGGTATCACTATTGGAGATAAAATTGAAGTTACAGGTCTGGTAGAAGAGCACTATGGCTGGACTCGATTACTTGCTAATGAATCGAAAGTGGTTGGTACAGGAACGGTTACAGCAACAGAGTTAGAGACATCTTTTAGCGACACAGATTTTGACTTTACCTTAGAGCGTCATGAAGGAATGTTGGTTAAATTAACCTCAGTATCAGACATGAAAGTGACACGTAGCTATGCGTTAGATAGCGGCCCAAAACGTTTTAATATGGTGTTATCAAATGCCGTATTAAGTGAGCATCCAAATGAACACGCGTTTCCTAGCTCTGATGAATCACTTAAACAAGCCGACTGCATTACAGATAAGCGTTTAGTTGTAGAGTCATTTGAAAAAGTGACATCAGGCACGCCACCATGGTATCCAGAATTTGGTGCAACTGATGTTGATCAAAATGGATCAACTGATGACTATATTCGAGTTGCAGATACAGTTAACAATATGGAAGGTGTGATTGGCTATTCTTATTCTGATTACCGTTTTTATGTTACTGAAAATGCAAATAAAGACAGTTTTGTTAGTGATACCGATCGTGATAATTTATTGACATTAAATGAGGGTGATATTCGTATTGCTACATTTAATACTCAGCAATATTTTAATAGTTTGCAGGGTGGTGGCAGTAATAATCCTCATCTATCTTCTGATATTGAATATGGCGCACAAAGCTCTGAGGCGTTTACTCTTCAAACGGAAAAACTGGTTACAGCTTTGAAAACATTAAACGCAGATATTGTGGGTTTGATGGAAATTGAAAATAATGGGTTTGATGAAAGTTCAGCAATATCATACTTAGTAACTCAATTGAACTTAGAGTTGGATGAAGCTGATCAATACCATATTGCAAGCAATGAAGGACTAACTTATGTTGGTTCTTTAGCGACAAGTAACCAAGTAATTTATCGTGCTAGTAAAGTT is a window of Aliivibrio wodanis DNA encoding:
- a CDS encoding secreted endonuclease, yielding MNKKVTILAGAISSILSGAALANINDIVITEYVEGSSNNKAVEISNVGSTDHVFDSSVGLYYSSYKNMVEKPTGGNVLEGITLPSGKSIVVLNGEAGAEIRQYIERLGGSEALVVAGTYDEVKYGALSFSGDDAVWLGTSADEADIHDIMGVYGQSKQDDWKDITLRRDAAKLTPAKTYTASDWTTAEKDDFGGLGHPTDVNNDPVTPPANTPCLDATDLESQLIGAVQGEGKFSPLIPSGAYESDVNYKITGVVSAVTAYPASGFYLFDDNADGKERSSDGIFVATKTATEAMVGQTICVVAKVKENYGLTQLVPEGDTWEVVDSTAKSVTPVELKRIESDTTFESTLERYEGMLVKTVSDMDGTESGAQTMRVSRSFSFDYDSFRNNMVLAYKRPNTQPNQDHIAGSIESMMQSEENSDFRVYLESDGKAPNGQIPYYPAFFADPEKNYVRIDDSVTGLTGVVDYSYGDFRIIVPKALENANTINFDHNTDRTESPVIDTDYGTDGFTVKVATQNVLNYFNSPFGGSDNNFGDNRGAESQQEFERQQAKIVEAVYGLDSDIIGLMEIENNGFGDFSAINELLAAINAKYYDEDYGDRNNKNSIHNRYVFVGFDKNADVILDDQDTVGSDAITTGIIYRPSKVAVVSGKVIPMPEQHAPMIVDENGAPIIDGKGEIRESGDNYQRSTVAATFNILNTGKRLTVAVNHLKSKGSTCYEDWLGWETWSNFDPAEDDVRNDDFQGSCENFRVAAAYHLGAEMAKIGGDQVVLGDMNSYANEDPMLVLTSNPTQKDIYAAGYTFLGKEPQFGANGQKITTTYGYLNAVDLKTAEGKTAWSYSYNDEVGSLDHLLITGALEDRLVDAVDWHINAPESSLYDYNHKYKGGDTNEPNPFYAETAYRSSDHDPALVSLGYKYGEAGENMVTIATKSGRADIPFALSSEAKSGDIAKITISPAPAGVALSQVTLAKDGAQTVKFDAAGLSTGAYTFTMKLTRASGDVSAQAAVETSSVVESKSMAVNLIKRDSNNVKPTTPVYDGSGGSFGFGALLSVLGLGFLRRRRS
- a CDS encoding putative exported protein, whose product is MKKSLIALSISSILSASAYADIVITEYVEGSSSNKAIELFNNGSDVESLDGYSLARFKDGNETESTMVDLSGNVLKPSEVVVVRNNETDTPLSSSIKVITSSSLVHNGGDAVALMHNGSVMDIVGDVPTTKNWGKDKTLRRLNTTPSALYNEAEWEEFPKNTNDGLGLVDGVTPPEPTPDPEPSIKISELQGSGWASPYTDPANNKFISDEKFTVVGIITAVQTEALDGDLPVGFFMQDETPDNDPKTSDGIFVVSDVSGITIGDKIEVTGLVEEHYGWTRLLANESKVVGTGTVTATELETSFSDTDFDFTLERHEGMLVKLTSVSDMKVTRSYALDSGPKRFNMVLSNAVLSEHPNEHAFPSSDESLKQADCITDKRLVVESFEKVTSGTPPWYPEFGATDVDQNGSTDDYIRVADTVNNMEGVIGYSYSDYRFYVTENANKDSFVSDTDRDNLLTLNEGDIRIATFNTQQYFNSLQGGGSNNPHLSSDIEYGAQSSEAFTLQTEKLVTALKTLNADIVGLMEIENNGFDESSAISYLVTQLNLELDEADQYHIASNEGLTYVGSLATSNQVIYRASKVGLDSLKVWSMPEQRGENIGETFSQHDTLIPTFTFKDREEKLTVAVSHLKDKQTPCLDDMATNEQLLDSDYQGSCENLRVSAADYLGQKLAEIEGEKIILGSLNSYASEDPMLVLTQREGINEEYQIHAAINTYVDDKKLHGEAGGVIETSYGYDNPLQILHPNSYNTVSNDAVGSLDYILTSAGLKSKIIDAMQWNINAGESALLSYENAAALGQEYRDEFRSAVHDPVVISISFDGKPIEPVDPIYPENPDQPIVPGTPVKLPSEPLNEPRPITPVDGQGFEHFVDLTAAGAGTYLKVGDEVVVSITNANGAYVATASNVAKDTLNEFEIALGWTEVTFNQGLSTGEYAVTTTVDGEMIDSSTLVVAKNSESDGGSAGVSGLLALLGFGFLRSKQNK